A region of Salvia splendens isolate huo1 chromosome 17, SspV2, whole genome shotgun sequence DNA encodes the following proteins:
- the LOC121774167 gene encoding ETHYLENE INSENSITIVE 3-like 1 protein isoform X1, producing the protein MGIFEEMGFCDNLDFLTSPPGELKGSQELKPVGEVDGDYSDEEMDLDELEKRMWRDRMLLKRLKDQKKSKDKVDDGAKQRQSQEQARRKKMSRAQDGILKYMLKMMEVCKAQGFVYGIIPEKGKPVTGASDNLRAWWKEKVRFDRNGPAAIAKYQTEHSIPGKTEASSVVASTPQTLQELQDTTLGSLLSALMQHCNPPQRRFPLEKGVSPPWWPSGTEDWWPELGLPKDQGPPPYKKPHDLKKAWKVGVLTSVIKHIFPDIAKIHKLVRQSKCLQDKMTAKESATWLSIINQEEALSRKLYPDSYPPSSSYAESGSYSVNDTSDYDVEVVEDDANFAVDCKPLDRNLFNFKVSGTKNNPMVLPLAPVKGEIFDVDVDYTIKRKQVSVEEHKSERVYTCEFPQCPHSDKLMGFNDQAWRNNHQNNCQFRFSSSAPNYQINDEKQAVCLAPSIETKSSNPNAPACVNVSELGIPEDDQKLISGLMSMYDNNLPGNNSFDSENLNILLGQNPQQSASQLEHGGDFFRQGALSHGSTFQQTSVPLSNATYKSTEFQYEQCRSSYNSSYNGDVGENFTDFRLDSPFDFSPGDFSVDPFPKNEVPLWYI; encoded by the coding sequence ATGGGAATTTTTGAGGAGATGGGGTTTTGTGATAATCTTGATTTTCTCACTAGTCCTCCTGGAGAGTTGAAGGGCTCCCAGGAACTCAAACCGGTGGGAGAGGTGGACGGAGACTACAGTGACGAGGAGATGGATCTTGATGAGCTGGAGAAGCGGATGTGGAGAGACCGGATGCTCTTGAAGCGGCTCAAGGATCAGAAGAAGAGCAAGGACAAGGTTGATGACGGCGCCAAGCAGCGCCAGTCTCAAGAGCAAGCACGGAGGAAGAAGATGTCCCGTGCCCAAGATGGCATCTTGAAGTATATGCTGAAGATGATGGAGGTCTGCAAAGCTCAAGGTTTCGTGTATGGAATCATTCCTGAGAAAGGGAAACCTGTGACAGGAGCATCTGATAATCTCCGTGCGTGGTGGAAGGAGAAAGTCAGATTCGACAGGAATGGCCCTGCAGCAATTGCTAAGTACCAGACAGAGCATTCGATCCCTGGGAAAACTGAGGCTTCGAGTGTGGTGGCATCGACTCCTCAGACACTTCAGGAGCTGCAGGACACTACGCTTGGATCTCTTTTGTCAGCTCTCATGCAGCACTGTAATCCCCCGCAGAGGCGCTTCCCGCTGGAAAAGGGTGTCTCGCCTCCTTGGTGGCCTTCTGGGACAGAAGATTGGTGGCCAGAGTTGGGTTTGCCCAAGGATCAAGGACCTCCTCCATATAAGAAGCCCCACGATCTGAAGAAGGCGTGGAAGGTTGGCGTCCTGACCTCCGtgatcaaacacatatttccTGATATCGCCAAGATACACAAGCTTGTCCGTCAGTCTAAGTGTTTACAGGACAAGATGACGGCAAAAGAGAGTGCGACTTGGCTGTCTATAATTAACCAGGAAGAGGCTTTGTCTAGAAAACTATATCCTGATAGCTATCCACCATCATCATCCTATGCTGAGAGCGGATCATATTCTGTCAATGATACTAGTGACTATGATGTGGAAGTAGTAGAAGATGATGCGAACTTTGCAGTCGACTGCAAGCCACTGGATAGGAATCTGTTCAACTTCAAGGTTTCTGGAACTAAAAATAACCCTATGGTACTTCCCCTAGCTCCTGTCAAGGGAGAGATCTTCGATGTAGATGTAGATTACACCATAAAAAGAAAACAGGTTTCCGTTGAAGAGCACAAGAGTGAGAGGGTATATACCTGTGAGTTTCCTCAATGCCCCCACAGTGATAAGCTCATGGGATTTAATGACCAAGCATGGAGGAACAATCACCAGAATAATTGCCAATTCAGATTCAGTTCTTCTGCACCAAACTATCAGATCAACGACGAGAAACAAGCTGTGTGCCTGGCTCCTTCCATTGAAACCAAGTCTTCCAATCCTAATGCACCGGCTTGTGTAAATGTTTCTGAACTGGGGATTCCCGAAGATGATCAGAAACTGATTAGTGGGCTAATGTCAATGTATGACAACAATCTTCCAGGAAACAATAGCTTTGATTCCGAGAATTTGAACATTCTCCTGGGGCAGAACCCTCAGCAATCAGCCAGTCAGCTTGAACATGGTGGCGACTTTTTCAGACAGGGGGCTTTGTCGCATGGCAGTACATTTCAACAAACCAGTGTGCCGTTAAGCAATGCTACTTATAAGTCAACAGAATTCCAGTATGAGCAGTGCAGATCATCGTACAACTCATCTTACAATGGTGATGTAGGGGAGAATTTCACTGACTTCAGACTTGACTCGCCATTCGATTTTTCACCCGGTGACTTCTCTGTGGACCCGTTCCCAAAGAATGAAGTTCCTCTATGGTACATTTAA
- the LOC121773358 gene encoding ethylene-responsive transcription factor WRI1-like: MKRKSSPSSCSSSSSSCCIESPSITAAPQSKPDAKPKPKPKPKRVRAKKNQSENSATSAKSRSSIYRGVTRHRWTGRYESHLWDKTTWNSIQNKRGRQIYLGAYDNEEDAARTYDLAALKYWGPSTILNFPVEGYNNDLEEMQKLTKEEYLASLRRRSSGFSRGVSKYRGVARHHHNGRWEARIGRVCGNKYLYLGTYSTQEEAAAAYDMAAIEFRGPNAVTNFDVSNYADKLKKFLPEVQVEEVHVKQETNSTPPDEVQAEEKPHPVAESSSPKPEPNESEGMVTMDPIEEHGHPWDLCLDTLFNILPIPDMPLGKASEVFDYKGFDDDIECIFDEPLDDNEILQYGSQIDAADALVVQDVKGQDASTSTSPSSSPLSSVTSACSNI, encoded by the exons ATGAAGAGAAAATCATCTCCATCTTCGtgctcctcctcttcctcttcctgcTGCATCGAATCGCCATCAATCACCGCTGCGCCTCAATCGAAGCCCGACgccaagcccaagcccaagcccaagcccaagcgCGTCAGAGCGAAGAAGAATCAGAGCGAAAATTCCGCCACCTCTGCTAAATCGCGAAGCTCGATTTACAGAGGCGTCACCAG GCATCGGTGGACTGGAAGATACGAATCTCATCTCTGGGATAAGACTACTTGGAACAGCATCCAGAACAAGCGAGGAAGACAAA TCTATTTAG GTGCTTATGATAATGAAGAAGATGCGGCTCGAACCTACGATCTAGCTGCTCTTAAATACTGGGGCCCTTCCACCATCCTCAATTTTCCA GTGGAGGGCTACAATAACGATCTTGAAGAGATGCAAAAATTGACCAAGGAAGAGTATTTGGCTTCCCTTAGGAGGAGGAGTAGCGGCTTCTCCCGAGGCGTATCAAAATATCGCGGCGTCGCAAG GCACCATCACAATGGCCGGTGGGAGGCTAGAATTGGGCGCGTTTGTGGAAACAAGTATCTCTACTTAGGAACCTACA GCACTCAAGAGGAAGCTGCAGCAGCATATGATATGGCAGCGATAGAATTCAGAGGGCCGAATGCTGTAACAAATTTCGACGTAAGTAATTATGCGGATAAGTTGAAGAAATTCCTACCTGAGGTGCAAGTGGAAGAGGTCCATGTGAAGCAGGAAACAAACTCAACTCCCCCCGACGAAGTACAAGCAGAGGAAAAACCTCACCCGGTTGCTGAATCAAGTAGCCCTAAGCCTGAACCCAACGAGTCAGAAGGCATGGTCACCATGGACCCAATCGAGGAGCACGGGCACCCTTGGGACCTCTGTCTAGATACTCTATTCAACATCCTCCCAATACCTGACATGCCTCTGGGGAAAGCCTCTGAGGTGTTCGACTACAAGGGCTTCGATGATGATATTGAGTGCATCTTCGATGAGCCATTGGATGATAACGAGATCCTGCAATATGGCAGCCAGATTGACGCAGCAGATGCATTGGTAGTTCAGGACGTGAAAGGGCAGGATGCCTCCACTTCGACTTCACCTTCTTCGTCGCCACTGTCTTCAGTCACATCTGCCTGCAGCAACATCTAA